The sequence CCGCCTTCGGGCGTTTCGAAGTAGTACCGCACGCCGCCCTGGAAACTCACCATCTGCGATCCGATCTTCGTCACCTTGCTGTAGCCCGCGTTGAACGGCACGGTCCACTGCGAATGTTTCCAGTCGTAGCTGGATTCGAAGTTGAACGACAGCGTGCGCCCCTGCCCCAGCGCCTTGGTGAGGAAGGGCTGGAAGAACGTGTTGCTGACGCCGGCACGATCGTCGTCGCCCGCAAAGGACCACAAGTGGTTCATCAGGAAGCCGTACGTCCAGCCGGCGCTGGTCTGCTTCAGCACCACGGCGGTCGGACCCGCGGCCCACTTGCCGGTGCCCAGCACATCGTCGGTGGCCGTCGGAAGCAAAAAGGCAGGTCCGATGCCCCAGATCCAACCGCCGCTCGTGGGCTCCTTCGGCGAGAAAAACAAGCTCTGCGTGATGTCGCCGAGGCCGAAGGTGCTGCCGGTGCCGGGCGGCACGTCGTCGCGGTAGTCGATCGGCAGGATGGTGCGC comes from Lysobacter sp. KIS68-7 and encodes:
- a CDS encoding transporter; its protein translation is MASTTLWRVMGLALLGLPLCAFAQDADELAKKLANPVASLISVPFQFNYDDGFADGGSRTFVNVQPVVPVSISEDWNMISRTILPIDYRDDVPPGTGSTFGLGDITQSLFFSPKEPTSGGWIWGIGPAFLLPTATDDVLGTGKWAAGPTAVVLKQTSAGWTYGFLMNHLWSFAGDDDRAGVSNTFFQPFLTKALGQGRTLSFNFESSYDWKHSQWTVPFNAGYSKVTKIGSQMVSFQGGVRYYFETPEGGPDWGVRFTATLLFPGK